A region from the Lentimonas sp. CC4 genome encodes:
- a CDS encoding fatty acid--CoA ligase family protein gives MSDWLFERFKEFGERPFLAQDSETHTYSELSQQIEAYRSALAQQGLQAGDVVTLETDYSLQGIAALFALFQLRAIAAPVATVSQTEIEMRREVANANWSLTIHEDHTHTLSRLVDPQEQAPHALIVEVTQSGAAGLILFSSGSTGHPKAMIHNTDHLLNQFAKKRKRRLSILIFLLFDHIGGLNTLFNGLASGALIVTPRSRDANIVAEAIQRHGVNLLPASPTFLNLFLLSGAHRNYDLSSLRFITYGTEPMPESLLLRLKEALPDVAFIQTFGTSETGISQTVSRSSSSTQIKIDDPNSEHKIVEGELWLRSKSQILGYLNHEMSRFTADGWFKTGDLVEEADDGFLTITGRREDIINVGGEKVTPSEVESILLELPEVADCLVYGQLNAITGQNVAAEVVPAQDTDRKALKRKIKQHCRKALSPYKVPARIQFTDQTTFSDRFKKSRIAQAKPND, from the coding sequence ATGAGCGATTGGCTATTCGAACGTTTCAAAGAATTCGGTGAGCGCCCCTTCCTCGCACAAGACTCCGAAACTCACACCTACTCCGAGCTTTCCCAGCAAATCGAGGCTTACCGCAGCGCTCTAGCGCAACAAGGCCTACAAGCCGGCGATGTCGTCACCCTCGAAACCGACTACTCGCTACAAGGCATCGCCGCACTGTTTGCACTTTTTCAGTTACGTGCGATTGCCGCCCCCGTCGCCACCGTGTCTCAAACTGAAATCGAGATGCGCAGAGAAGTCGCCAACGCAAACTGGAGTCTCACGATCCACGAAGACCACACGCACACACTGTCCCGACTCGTCGATCCACAAGAACAAGCACCACACGCACTCATCGTAGAAGTCACTCAAAGCGGAGCGGCAGGCCTTATATTATTTAGCAGCGGCAGCACTGGCCACCCCAAGGCCATGATCCACAACACCGATCACCTACTCAATCAGTTTGCTAAAAAACGTAAACGCAGACTCAGCATCCTGATCTTCCTGCTCTTCGATCACATCGGAGGCCTCAACACACTCTTCAACGGCCTCGCAAGCGGCGCGCTCATTGTCACGCCACGCTCACGTGACGCCAATATCGTCGCCGAAGCCATTCAGCGCCACGGCGTCAATCTACTGCCAGCATCTCCGACCTTCCTCAACCTATTCCTACTCAGCGGCGCCCACCGGAACTACGACCTCTCTAGCCTCCGCTTCATAACGTATGGCACCGAACCAATGCCAGAAAGCCTACTACTGAGACTCAAAGAAGCGCTACCCGACGTCGCCTTCATCCAAACATTCGGCACCAGCGAAACTGGGATCTCACAAACGGTCAGTCGCTCTTCCAGCAGCACACAAATTAAAATCGACGACCCTAACTCCGAACACAAAATCGTCGAAGGCGAACTCTGGCTGCGCTCCAAAAGCCAAATCCTAGGCTACCTCAACCACGAGATGTCGCGCTTCACTGCCGACGGCTGGTTTAAAACTGGTGACCTCGTCGAAGAAGCCGACGACGGATTCCTCACGATTACAGGCCGACGGGAAGATATAATTAATGTCGGCGGCGAAAAAGTCACTCCCTCGGAAGTCGAAAGCATCTTGCTCGAACTCCCAGAAGTCGCCGATTGCCTCGTCTATGGCCAACTAAATGCAATCACGGGCCAAAACGTTGCAGCTGAAGTCGTCCCCGCTCAAGACACCGACCGCAAGGCACTCAAGCGCAAGATCAAGCAACATTGCCGCAAAGCACTCAGCCCCTACAAAGTGCCCGCACGCATTCAATTTACAGATCAGACAACATTCAGTGACCGCTTCAAAAAAAGCCGAATCGCACAGGCCAAACCAAACGACTAA
- the amaP gene encoding alkaline shock response membrane anchor protein AmaP, translated as MNWTEITEALSHFAEPTYLYAAGAFIALSFALILLLRRQPKKIVAYRTENGRVMVSRTAIVELIRTSCQQINDVTKPSVKIKVKGKTTHFDVQIQLMSGGRLREIEQTLQEHLRHCLTENLGIENLGKINIVATGFKSGRIQVSSPITSKDKPAELDVIQDVEPESVEALQEELKQKSL; from the coding sequence ATGAATTGGACTGAGATCACCGAGGCGCTGAGCCACTTCGCTGAGCCAACGTATCTGTATGCAGCTGGAGCCTTTATCGCGCTCTCATTCGCGCTGATACTACTGCTTCGCCGTCAGCCAAAAAAGATCGTCGCATATCGCACCGAAAACGGCCGCGTCATGGTCAGCCGCACTGCGATCGTGGAACTGATCCGCACGTCCTGCCAACAAATCAACGACGTCACCAAGCCAAGTGTCAAAATTAAGGTCAAAGGTAAGACCACTCACTTTGACGTTCAAATTCAACTCATGAGCGGCGGCCGCCTCAGAGAGATCGAGCAAACCTTACAAGAGCACCTGCGCCATTGTCTCACCGAAAACCTCGGCATCGAGAACCTAGGCAAAATCAACATCGTCGCCACAGGCTTTAAAAGCGGCCGCATCCAAGTCTCCAGCCCGATCACGAGTAAAGATAAGCCTGCTGAGCTAGATGTCATACAAGACGTTGAGCCGGAATCTGTCGAAGCCCTGCAAGAAGAGCTCAAACAGAAATCTCTTTAG
- a CDS encoding SDR family oxidoreductase: MSKIALITGTRKGIGRALAEHLLQQGWIVAGCSRRNSDIDSPNYHHYNLDIADEDAVVKMVRSIKRTLGPMDALINNAGIASMNHLLLTPAKTCRAIFETNVLGGFICMRECAKQMSRKKHGRIINFSTVAAPLNLEGEAIYAASKAAIESLTRTAAKELGSYGITVNAIGPTPIDTDLIRTVPKDAIDALIARQAIQRLGTIDDVINCVDFFLRDESAFISGQTLYLGGIS, translated from the coding sequence ATGAGCAAAATCGCCCTCATCACAGGAACGCGCAAAGGAATCGGCCGCGCCCTAGCCGAACACTTATTACAGCAAGGCTGGATCGTTGCTGGCTGCAGTCGCCGCAACAGCGACATCGACTCGCCCAACTATCACCACTACAACCTCGACATCGCAGACGAAGACGCAGTGGTAAAAATGGTGCGCAGCATCAAGCGCACACTCGGACCGATGGACGCATTGATCAATAACGCAGGCATCGCGTCCATGAACCACCTACTGCTCACTCCTGCCAAAACCTGCCGCGCGATCTTCGAAACGAATGTCTTGGGCGGATTTATCTGCATGCGCGAATGCGCTAAGCAAATGAGCCGTAAGAAACATGGCCGCATCATTAACTTCAGCACAGTCGCCGCACCGCTCAACTTAGAAGGCGAAGCTATCTACGCAGCCAGTAAAGCCGCCATCGAATCACTCACACGCACTGCAGCCAAAGAGCTCGGCTCATACGGCATCACCGTCAATGCAATCGGCCCGACTCCGATCGACACAGACCTCATCCGCACCGTCCCCAAAGATGCCATCGACGCACTCATCGCGCGCCAAGCGATCCAGCGACTCGGCACGATCGATGATGTTATTAATTGTGTAGACTTCTTCCTGCGTGACGAAAGCGCTTTCATTTCAGGGCAAACACTTTACCTCGGAGGGATCTCCTAA
- a CDS encoding Asp23/Gls24 family envelope stress response protein, whose product MSNESENSNESTIPTVSEGSNTLGEIRINHSVVASIVRLAALEVVGVAAVGGGFVDGIAEIFSKKGDERGVRVDEDEVGDYQIEIRVILRFGVELATVGNEIQQRIAEQVEKMTSKTVARVNVIIDGVRTTEQEKEAKDEWDGQAHVD is encoded by the coding sequence ATGAGCAACGAATCTGAAAACAGTAACGAGTCCACAATCCCAACAGTGTCCGAAGGCTCGAACACTCTCGGTGAAATCCGTATCAACCACAGCGTGGTTGCGAGCATCGTTCGCTTGGCAGCCCTCGAAGTCGTAGGCGTCGCCGCAGTTGGCGGTGGTTTTGTCGATGGCATCGCAGAAATCTTCTCCAAAAAAGGAGATGAGCGCGGCGTCCGTGTAGATGAAGACGAGGTAGGCGACTACCAAATCGAGATTCGCGTAATCCTCCGTTTCGGCGTTGAGCTCGCAACTGTTGGCAACGAAATCCAGCAGCGCATCGCTGAGCAGGTCGAAAAAATGACCAGCAAGACCGTCGCCCGCGTCAATGTCATCATCGATGGTGTCCGCACCACCGAACAAGAAAAAGAGGCAAAAGACGAGTGGGACGGCCAAGCGCACGTTGACTAG
- the accC gene encoding acetyl-CoA carboxylase biotin carboxylase subunit, producing MLKKVLIANRGEIALRIVRACNELGIKTLAVYSEADEQSLHVQLADEAICIGPAAGNLSYLKGDRIIAAAEIADVDGIHPGYGFLAENADFAEQCAECGIKFIGPGSEAIINFGDKAKARDMAIKAKVPVIPGSDGTVDNEKDALATAKKIGFPVIIKAVAGGGGKGMRTAHNTVAFVKEYNNARNEAEKAFGNGAVYLERFLDAPRHIEIQLLGDQFGNVIHLGERDCSIQRRHQKVIEEAPSPFISEKIRKQMGRDAVKLAKSVNYEGAGTVEFLVDGNGDYFFIEMNTRIQVEHGVTEEVTGVDLVKEQLLIASGKPLSYKQDDIKITKHCIECRVCAEDPGRNFAPCPGEIGLYYAPGGHGVRIDSHCYSGYTIPPYYDSMIAKVMTFGKTRELALDRMDRALGEYLIRGIKTNIPFSRAIIRDPIFREGKATTKYIEEFIERVPKDLYT from the coding sequence ATGCTTAAAAAAGTTCTCATCGCAAATCGAGGCGAAATCGCACTTCGCATCGTCCGCGCTTGTAACGAACTTGGGATTAAGACGCTTGCCGTCTATTCCGAGGCAGACGAGCAATCTCTCCACGTGCAACTCGCTGACGAAGCAATCTGCATCGGCCCAGCTGCGGGCAACCTCAGCTACCTAAAGGGTGATCGCATCATCGCGGCTGCCGAGATTGCAGATGTGGATGGCATTCACCCCGGCTACGGCTTCCTTGCCGAAAACGCTGATTTCGCCGAGCAATGCGCCGAATGTGGCATCAAGTTTATCGGACCTGGCTCCGAAGCGATCATCAATTTCGGCGACAAGGCTAAGGCACGCGACATGGCAATCAAAGCCAAGGTGCCAGTCATCCCAGGTAGTGATGGCACTGTTGACAATGAAAAGGACGCACTCGCAACTGCCAAAAAAATTGGTTTCCCGGTCATCATTAAGGCTGTCGCCGGTGGCGGCGGCAAGGGCATGCGCACCGCGCACAACACAGTCGCATTCGTTAAAGAATACAACAATGCCCGTAACGAAGCCGAAAAGGCATTCGGCAACGGCGCCGTATATCTCGAACGCTTCCTAGACGCGCCACGTCATATTGAAATCCAGCTCCTCGGCGACCAATTCGGCAACGTGATCCACCTCGGCGAGCGTGATTGCTCAATTCAACGTCGCCACCAAAAGGTGATCGAAGAAGCGCCCTCCCCATTCATTTCGGAGAAAATCCGCAAACAAATGGGTCGTGACGCAGTCAAACTGGCAAAGTCAGTCAACTACGAAGGTGCCGGCACCGTTGAGTTCCTCGTCGATGGCAACGGCGACTATTTCTTCATCGAAATGAACACCCGCATCCAAGTGGAGCACGGTGTCACCGAAGAAGTCACAGGTGTTGACTTGGTCAAAGAACAGCTCCTCATCGCCAGCGGCAAGCCACTCAGCTACAAGCAGGACGACATCAAGATCACCAAGCACTGCATCGAGTGTCGCGTATGCGCCGAAGATCCGGGTCGCAACTTTGCACCCTGCCCGGGTGAAATCGGGCTCTATTACGCCCCAGGAGGCCACGGTGTGCGCATCGACTCGCATTGCTACAGCGGCTACACGATTCCGCCCTACTACGATAGCATGATCGCAAAGGTCATGACTTTCGGCAAAACACGTGAGCTAGCACTCGACCGCATGGATCGTGCACTTGGCGAATACTTGATCCGCGGCATTAAAACGAACATCCCGTTCTCCCGCGCAATCATCCGCGACCCGATCTTCCGCGAAGGCAAAGCGACCACGAAATATATCGAGGAGTTCATCGAGCGCGTCCCCAAGGATCTTTACACCTAA
- the gltB gene encoding glutamate synthase large subunit: MENTNIQPKAQGLYDPQHEHENCGIGLIVDMKGRKSHDIVKGALEICVNLDHRGGCGCDPITGDGAGIFIQLPHNFFKKVCKAECGFDVPAEGDYGVGFAFLSQDEEERKSEEQIIEDIVVEEGLSMIGWRDVPVRSEILGKASKACEPVMRQFFVNRNEIKAGLELERKLYIVRRLATHRTRYSGNDEDALFYISSLSSRTMTYKGMLTTEQLETYFPDLSDEAMDSALALTHSRFSTNTFPSWPRAQPFRYLCHNGEINTVRGNENWLHARQMQLASEVFGEDLKKLLPIIREDGSDSQKFDNCLEFLVLSGRTLAHAMMMMIPEPWERHKNMPDFKKDFYEFHACMMEPWDGPASMAFSDGIQVGATLDRNGLRPSRYYVTSDDKVILASEVGVLAGVEPKNVVKKGRLEPGRMFLIDMEAGCIIEDGEVKEQISKKAPYGEWLKENLVKSEDLPEPAELKADDFETIETRQKAFGYTFEDARFILGPSAETGKQPLGSMGNDAPLAVLSDQSQTLYNYFKQLFAQVTNPPIDPIREELVTASVSFIGSEGDLTRPGPDSCRMIKFESPLISDKELAQLKHIKLDGFKSAKLPMTFEAEVGGLAEGHNSISEPSISGKGLEAALEKLFENADAAVNDGVNILVLTDRKIGPKKAPIPALLAVAGLHHHLIRQGTRTRVSIVLESGEPREVHHFALLLGYGANVINPYLALESVRYMIDRGDLDLAPEKAGYNFLKANLNGVIKTMSKMGISTVASYRGAQIFEAIGLNRNVIDKYFTKTASRVEGIGLNTIAKEAVMRHTKAFGPRGDEKAAALDPGGIYQWRAGGERHLFSPITIHKLQLATSQGDRAVFTEYSNIVNDQSKEMFTIRGLMDFKFDESKAIPLEEVESARSIVKRFKTGAMSYGSISKEAHEALAIAMNRLGGKSNTGEGGEDPARFTPDENGDSRRSSIKQVASGRFGVTSNYLVNSDEIQIKIVQGAKPGEGGELPGHKVLPQIAKTRGTTPGVGLISPPPHHDIYSIEDLAELIHDLKNSNVKARVNVKLVSEVGVGTIAAGVAKAKADGILVSGYDGGTGASPRSSIQHAGAPWELGLAETNQTLLLNDLRSRVRVETDGQLKTGRDVVIACLLGAEEFGFATAPLVTLGCLMMRVCHKNTCPVGIATQNLELRKKFKGGADAVVNFMNFIAEEMREVMAQFGFRTIEEMVGRVDKLEMRAGIDHWKAKGLDYSKILYRPNVGPEVGTYCTKDQDHLLDRSLDVTEILEKAQPAINDGTPVEIDLPIINTNRVVGTITGAEISRKHGAAGLPEDTLKINIKGSAGQSLGAFCPLGMTFTVTGDTNDYLGKGLCGAKIVVRPDPESPFVARENIITGNVCFYGATKGEAYIAGMAGERFCVRNSGVEAVVEGLGDHALEYMTGGMVINLGTTGRNLGAGMSGGVAYVYDEAGDFVKNSLNPDMVNVYQLIECEDEEIALVKGKIEKHVALTGSVHGQSILDGWPDTAGKILKIMPQDYERVLQAIKRAEAAGLAGDEAIQAAFEENVKAGH, translated from the coding sequence ATGGAAAACACAAACATCCAGCCCAAGGCTCAGGGTCTCTACGATCCGCAACACGAACACGAAAACTGCGGAATCGGCCTCATCGTCGATATGAAAGGCCGCAAATCCCACGACATTGTCAAGGGTGCGCTGGAAATCTGTGTGAACCTCGATCACCGCGGTGGTTGTGGCTGTGATCCGATCACAGGTGATGGTGCTGGTATCTTCATTCAGCTCCCACACAACTTCTTCAAGAAGGTCTGCAAAGCTGAGTGTGGTTTCGACGTTCCGGCCGAAGGCGACTACGGTGTCGGCTTCGCATTCCTCTCTCAAGACGAAGAAGAGCGTAAGAGCGAAGAGCAAATTATCGAAGACATCGTCGTCGAAGAAGGCCTGAGCATGATCGGCTGGCGCGACGTGCCCGTCCGCAGCGAAATCCTCGGCAAAGCATCCAAGGCCTGCGAGCCTGTCATGCGCCAATTTTTCGTCAACCGCAACGAAATCAAAGCCGGCCTCGAGCTCGAGCGAAAACTCTACATCGTCCGTCGCCTAGCGACACACCGCACCCGCTACAGCGGCAACGATGAAGACGCACTGTTCTACATCAGCTCTCTGTCTAGCCGCACAATGACCTACAAGGGCATGCTCACAACCGAGCAGCTCGAAACCTATTTCCCAGACCTCTCTGACGAGGCAATGGATTCGGCACTCGCGCTCACTCACTCGCGCTTCTCGACCAATACATTCCCAAGCTGGCCACGCGCTCAGCCGTTCCGCTACCTTTGCCACAATGGTGAAATCAACACCGTCCGCGGTAATGAGAACTGGCTCCACGCTCGTCAAATGCAGCTTGCCAGCGAAGTGTTCGGTGAGGATCTCAAGAAGCTTCTACCAATCATCCGCGAAGACGGCTCTGACTCACAGAAATTCGACAACTGCCTCGAATTCCTCGTTCTTTCCGGCCGCACCCTTGCGCACGCCATGATGATGATGATCCCAGAACCTTGGGAGCGTCACAAGAACATGCCTGACTTCAAGAAGGACTTCTACGAGTTCCACGCTTGCATGATGGAGCCTTGGGATGGCCCAGCCTCCATGGCATTCTCCGACGGCATTCAGGTCGGCGCGACACTCGACCGTAATGGTCTACGCCCTTCCCGCTACTACGTCACTTCCGACGACAAGGTCATCCTAGCATCCGAAGTCGGCGTCCTCGCAGGCGTTGAGCCGAAGAACGTCGTCAAAAAAGGCCGCCTAGAGCCTGGCCGTATGTTCCTGATCGACATGGAAGCCGGTTGCATCATCGAGGATGGCGAAGTAAAGGAACAAATCTCCAAGAAAGCACCTTACGGTGAATGGCTTAAAGAGAACCTCGTTAAGTCTGAAGATCTCCCTGAGCCAGCAGAGCTCAAGGCAGATGACTTCGAGACCATCGAAACACGCCAAAAAGCGTTCGGTTACACATTCGAAGATGCACGCTTCATCCTCGGCCCGAGTGCTGAGACCGGCAAGCAGCCACTCGGCTCTATGGGCAATGACGCGCCACTCGCCGTCCTGTCCGATCAGTCGCAGACGCTTTACAACTACTTCAAGCAGCTCTTCGCTCAGGTCACCAATCCTCCGATTGACCCGATCCGCGAAGAACTCGTCACAGCCAGTGTGTCGTTTATCGGCTCCGAGGGTGACCTCACTCGCCCTGGCCCTGACAGCTGCCGCATGATCAAGTTCGAGTCGCCGCTCATCAGCGACAAGGAACTCGCACAGCTGAAGCACATCAAGCTAGACGGCTTCAAGTCTGCTAAGCTTCCAATGACATTCGAAGCTGAAGTTGGCGGCCTTGCAGAAGGGCACAACAGCATCTCTGAGCCATCCATTTCCGGTAAAGGCCTTGAAGCCGCACTCGAAAAACTCTTCGAAAACGCAGATGCCGCAGTCAATGACGGCGTCAACATCCTCGTGCTGACCGACCGCAAGATCGGACCGAAGAAGGCTCCAATCCCAGCATTGCTGGCAGTTGCAGGACTCCACCACCACTTGATCCGCCAAGGCACACGCACACGTGTCTCCATCGTGCTTGAGTCCGGTGAGCCTCGCGAAGTGCATCACTTCGCATTACTACTCGGCTACGGTGCCAACGTCATCAATCCATACCTCGCGCTCGAATCAGTTCGTTACATGATTGACCGTGGCGACTTGGACCTGGCTCCAGAAAAAGCTGGTTACAACTTCCTCAAGGCGAACCTCAACGGTGTGATTAAGACCATGTCGAAGATGGGCATCTCGACAGTCGCTTCCTACCGTGGCGCGCAGATCTTCGAAGCGATCGGCCTCAACCGTAACGTTATCGACAAGTATTTCACTAAGACTGCATCGCGCGTCGAAGGCATTGGCCTCAACACCATCGCGAAAGAAGCGGTGATGCGTCATACTAAAGCATTCGGTCCACGCGGCGACGAGAAGGCAGCAGCCCTCGACCCAGGTGGTATCTACCAATGGCGCGCAGGTGGCGAACGTCACCTCTTCAGCCCGATCACCATCCACAAGCTCCAGCTCGCAACGAGCCAAGGCGACCGTGCGGTGTTCACCGAATATTCAAACATCGTCAACGATCAGTCCAAGGAGATGTTCACCATCCGTGGCCTCATGGACTTCAAGTTCGACGAATCGAAAGCGATCCCACTCGAAGAAGTTGAATCTGCACGCTCGATCGTGAAGCGCTTCAAGACGGGTGCGATGTCTTACGGCTCCATTTCTAAGGAAGCACACGAAGCCCTCGCCATTGCGATGAACCGTCTCGGCGGCAAGTCCAACACGGGTGAAGGCGGCGAAGACCCTGCTCGCTTCACTCCTGATGAAAACGGCGACAGCCGCCGTTCTTCCATCAAGCAGGTGGCATCTGGCCGTTTCGGCGTCACCAGTAACTACTTGGTCAACTCCGACGAGATTCAAATTAAGATCGTGCAAGGTGCAAAGCCTGGTGAAGGTGGCGAGCTACCTGGCCACAAGGTGTTGCCACAGATCGCTAAGACACGCGGCACCACTCCAGGTGTTGGCTTGATCTCTCCTCCGCCTCACCACGACATTTACTCGATTGAGGATTTGGCTGAGCTGATCCACGACCTTAAGAACTCCAACGTCAAAGCCCGCGTCAACGTGAAGCTGGTATCCGAGGTTGGTGTCGGCACGATTGCTGCCGGTGTTGCGAAGGCCAAGGCGGACGGCATCCTCGTTTCTGGTTATGACGGTGGCACAGGCGCATCGCCTCGTTCCTCCATCCAGCACGCTGGTGCTCCATGGGAACTCGGCCTCGCTGAAACCAATCAAACACTGCTTCTCAACGACCTACGCTCACGTGTTCGCGTTGAAACAGACGGCCAACTCAAGACAGGGCGCGACGTCGTGATCGCTTGTTTGCTCGGCGCTGAAGAGTTCGGCTTCGCAACCGCACCACTCGTAACCCTCGGTTGCTTGATGATGCGTGTTTGCCACAAGAACACGTGCCCAGTCGGTATCGCCACTCAAAACCTTGAGCTCCGTAAGAAGTTCAAGGGTGGCGCAGACGCAGTTGTGAACTTCATGAACTTCATCGCCGAAGAAATGCGCGAAGTCATGGCACAGTTCGGCTTCCGCACCATTGAAGAAATGGTCGGCCGCGTCGATAAGCTCGAAATGCGCGCTGGTATCGATCACTGGAAAGCCAAGGGCCTCGATTACAGCAAGATCCTCTACCGTCCAAACGTAGGACCCGAAGTCGGCACTTACTGCACCAAGGACCAGGATCACCTGCTCGACCGCTCACTCGACGTCACAGAAATCCTCGAAAAGGCTCAGCCTGCGATCAACGACGGCACGCCTGTTGAAATCGACCTTCCGATCATCAACACCAACCGTGTGGTTGGCACCATCACTGGTGCAGAAATCTCTCGCAAGCATGGTGCTGCGGGTCTTCCGGAAGACACTCTGAAGATCAACATCAAGGGCTCTGCCGGTCAAAGTCTCGGTGCGTTCTGCCCGCTCGGCATGACATTCACCGTCACGGGTGATACCAACGACTACCTAGGTAAGGGTCTCTGCGGCGCGAAGATCGTCGTTCGTCCTGATCCAGAATCTCCATTCGTCGCTCGCGAAAACATCATCACTGGTAACGTCTGCTTCTACGGCGCAACCAAGGGTGAAGCCTACATCGCAGGTATGGCCGGCGAACGCTTCTGTGTTCGTAACTCAGGTGTCGAAGCCGTCGTCGAAGGTCTCGGCGATCACGCGCTCGAATACATGACTGGCGGTATGGTGATCAATCTCGGCACAACTGGCCGTAACCTCGGTGCTGGTATGTCCGGCGGTGTGGCTTACGTCTACGACGAAGCCGGTGATTTCGTGAAGAACAGCCTCAACCCCGACATGGTCAACGTCTACCAGCTCATTGAGTGCGAAGACGAAGAGATCGCATTGGTAAAGGGTAAGATTGAGAAGCACGTAGCACTCACAGGTTCCGTCCACGGTCAATCCATCCTCGATGGCTGGCCAGACACTGCTGGCAAGATCCTCAAGATCATGCCACAGGACTACGAACGTGTCCTTCAAGCCATCAAACGCGCGGAAGCTGCCGGCCTAGCTGGTGACGAAGCCATTCAAGCCGCATTCGAAGAAAACGTCAAAGCGGGTCACTAA
- a CDS encoding glutaredoxin: protein MKIIAYLKPTCGWSMGVRAIMKKHGLEYEDRDIINNADQYAEMVEKSGQPLSPCVEIDGHMLADVSGDEVEAYMLKEGLVTENDKAADAPTNAACTDEEHEAMRSKTIRFF, encoded by the coding sequence ATGAAGATTATCGCATACTTAAAACCGACCTGTGGATGGAGCATGGGTGTCCGCGCGATCATGAAGAAGCACGGCCTCGAATACGAAGACCGTGACATCATCAACAATGCGGATCAATACGCCGAAATGGTTGAAAAATCAGGACAGCCACTCTCTCCCTGCGTCGAAATCGACGGGCACATGCTAGCAGATGTCAGCGGCGACGAAGTCGAAGCCTACATGCTGAAAGAAGGACTCGTTACAGAAAACGACAAGGCTGCAGACGCTCCGACCAACGCTGCCTGCACTGACGAAGAGCACGAAGCGATGCGCTCGAAGACGATCCGCTTCTTCTAG
- the accB gene encoding acetyl-CoA carboxylase biotin carboxyl carrier protein: MDLKAIKQVVEMMKRSEISEFEIEEEGFKLRLSRKNGETQIIQAAAPLAAAPVAAAAPVAAAAAPAAPVEEVGISIVKSPMVGTFYAAASPESPAFAKIGTKVNADSTVCIIEAMKVMNEIQAEISGTITEVLIENGEAVEYGQPLFKVKTA, translated from the coding sequence TTGGACTTAAAAGCTATCAAACAGGTCGTTGAAATGATGAAACGTTCGGAAATTTCCGAATTCGAAATCGAGGAGGAAGGCTTCAAGCTACGCCTCAGCCGCAAGAATGGCGAAACTCAGATCATTCAAGCCGCAGCACCACTCGCAGCCGCGCCAGTAGCTGCCGCAGCGCCAGTAGCAGCTGCCGCAGCACCAGCCGCACCGGTCGAAGAAGTCGGCATCTCCATCGTCAAATCTCCGATGGTCGGAACTTTCTACGCAGCAGCCTCCCCTGAGAGCCCTGCATTCGCTAAGATTGGCACAAAAGTGAACGCAGACTCGACCGTCTGCATCATCGAAGCCATGAAGGTGATGAACGAAATCCAAGCCGAAATCAGCGGCACCATCACAGAAGTTCTCATCGAGAACGGTGAAGCCGTCGAATACGGCCAGCCGCTTTTCAAAGTTAAAACGGCTTAA